The region cttatcctactcctgctctgttcctctggtgatgtagaggttaatccaggccctgcagtgcctagctccactcctactccccaggtgctctcatttgttgacttcttctaaaagccttggtttcatgtatgttaacattagaagcctcctccctaagtttgttttattcactgctttagcacactctgccaacccggatgtcctagccgtgtctgaatcctggcttaggaagaccaccaaaaaccctgaaatttccatccctaactataacattttccgacaagatagaactgccaaagggggcggagttgcaatctactgcagagagcctgcagagttctgtcttttcaggtctgtacccaaacaattcgagcttctacttttaaaaatccacctttccagaaacaagtctctcaccgttgctgcttgctatagaccaccctctgcccccagctgtgctctggacaccatatgtgaattgattgcccccaatccacctttccaaaaacaagtctctcaccgttgctgcttgctatagaccaccctcttcCACCAGCtttgccctggacaccatatgtgaattgattgccccccatctatcttcagagcgcgtgctgctaggtgacctaaactgtgacatgcttaacaccccagccatcctacaatctaagcttgatgccctcaatctcacacaaatgatcaatgaacctaccaggtacaaccccaaatccgtaaacacgggcaccctcatagatatcatcttaaccaacttgccctccaaatacatctctgctgttttcaaccaagatctcagcgatcactgcctcattgcctgcatccgtaatgggtctgcggtcaaacgaccacccctcatcactgtcaaacgctccctaaaacacttcagtgagctttctaatcaacctggccctggtatcctggtaggatattgacctcatcccgtcagtagaggattgcctggttatttttttaaagtgccttcctcaccatcttaaataagcatgccccattcaaaaaatgtagaaccaggaacagatatagccgtactgcattagcattcaatagtccccgtgatatgcaacttttcagggaagttaggaaccaatacagacaggcagttaggaaagctaaggctagctttttcaaacagaaatttgcatcctgtaacacaaactcaaaaaggttcagggacactgtaaagtccatggagaataagagcacctcctcccagctgcccactgcactgaggctaggaaacattgtcaccaccgataaatccactataattgagaatttcaataagcatttttctatggctggccatgctttccacctggctacccccaccacggtcaactgccctgcacgccgcacagcaactcgcccaagcctcccccatttctccttcaccaaaatacagatagctgatgttctgaaagagctgcaaaatctggacccctacaaatcagccgggctagacaatctggaccctctctttctaaaattatctgccgaaattgttgcaacccctattactagcctgttcaacctctcttttgtatcgtctgagattcccaaagattggaaagctgccgtgatcatccccctcttcaaaggatgagacactctagacccaaactgctacagacctatatctattctaccctgcctttctaaggtcttcgaaagccaagttaacaaacagattaccgaccatttcgaatcccaccgtaacttctccgctatgcaatctggtttcagagctggtcatgggtgcacctcagccatgctctaGGTCCTAattgatatcataaccgccatcgataagagacattactgtgcagccatattcatcgacctggccaaggctttcaactctgtcaattaccacattcttattggcagactcaacagccctggtttctcaaatgactgcctcgcctggttcaccaactacttctctgatagagttcagtgtgtcaaatcggagggcctgttgtccggacctctggcagtctctatgggggtgccacagggttaaattctcgggccgactctcttctctgtatacatccaatgatgtcgctcttgctgctggtgattctctgatccacctctacacagacgacgcCATTcagtatacttctggcccttctttggacagtgtgttaacaaacctccagacgagcttcaatgccatacaactctccttccgtgagttccaactgctcttaaatgcaagtaaaactaaatgcatgctcttcaaccgttcaCTGCCCGCATCCGCCTTCCTGactaccatcactactctggacggttctgacttagaatatgtggacaattaaaaatacctaggtgtctggctagactgtaaactctccttccagactcacattaagcatctccaatccaaaattaaatctagaattggcttcctatttcgcaacaaagcatccttcactcatgctgccaaacataccctcgtaaaactgaccatcctaccgatactcgacttcggcgatgtcatctacaaaatagcctccaacactctactcaacaaattggatgcagtctatcacagtgccatccgttttgtcaccaaagccccatatactacccaccactgcaacttgtacgctctcgttgactggcccttgcttcatactcgtcgccaaatccactggttccaggtcatctacaagtgtttgctaggtaaagccccgcccttagctcactggtcaccatagcagcactcacccgtagcacacactccagcaggtatatctcattggtcacccccaaagccaattcctcctttggccgccttcccttccagttctctgccaccaatgactggaacgaactgcaaaaatcactgaagctggagactcatatctccctcactatctttaagcaccagctgtcagagcagctcacagatcactgcacctgtacatagcccatctgtaaatagcccatccaactacctcaaccccatactgtatttatttatttatcttgctcctttgcaccccagtatctctaattgcacattcatcttctgcacatctatcacaccagtgtttaattggtatattgtaattacttcgccaccatggcctatttattacctttacctcccttatcctacctcatttgcacacactttatctactgtattattgactgtatgtttgttttttccatgtgtaactctgtgttgttgtatgtttcaaactgctttgctttatcttggccaggtcgcagttgtaaatgggaacttgttctcaactagcctacctggttaaataaaggtgaaataaataaaataggttAGATGTTGACagaacaaaatacgctagacacaATATATTGGAAGTAGTTCACATGATACTTAGACTTGTAGCAGTGATCAGCAGACACCACCCTGTGCTGGAGATCAGGGAGCCACCACAGAAGTGGTAGCCAGACTGCAGTGACACCTGATGGTGCTGGGAGTAGGCCTTGCACTCATACCCTTCGACGATCTTGTCGTCCTCCATGGCGACTGGAAATCGAGAGCAGGCACATTCTTAGCTATATTTCCTCACCTTTTGAGATTATTAAAAAAAGCATAGCACTATGATAAAAGTGGAATAAAAGTTCTTAATAACGtaaaataaacacatttgtgaTGTTAGTGTCATAACACATTCCTCTATGATAATTTTTACGCTGCTCCAATGAGCAGAGCAAAGATGAAAGGGGTTAATCTGCACCCCTGGTTTATGTACCGCCCAGTTTCATGGACTGTTTGATTTGTCAAGAGAAAGCTAATCAGATTTAAAAGGTTCTCTGGACAGCAAATAATACAGCAGGTAGAATCAAGCTGTAAAATGTCAGAAAGTTGTGCATCCTCACCACTCACTGGTGATGGTTAAGATATGGGAAGGGTCAACTCAACTGATCCTACCTCTGTGTCCAAGGCCAACGTCTATGTGAATGAGACTCAAACCTGTCAAATCACCTCgcaaaatgtaggcctaccttttCATTAAGTATTGGTCAACGTTGTCTTATTAAGCCCAGTATGGTGTTTATTGATTGAGTTAATTCCAGATTTAGGactggattcaatccgtattgTGGAAGTATCATTCAAGGTCAGCGTTAATATGTGAAGGTCATTTCagattgagctgacatatgcggtgtttactgtgaatgcagtctctgcgaACAGGGGAAaatgcctttaaatttcaatcgagTTATAACGCGGACCTTCTGCGAACATCTGCGATACGGATTAAATCCTATCCTTCATTTCTACCAGAAGACAGTGATACAGTACATTAAAACTGCCAGTTTGAGATGGACAGTATTCTCTGCAGTTCAAACTGTATGTTGACCTCAACATGGCTGCAACACAGCTGTGTAGTTCACACACACAATCTACCCAAGGCTTACCATCATTTTGTAGATTAGATTTTTatttagtcacatgcacagggtcgcAGATGTCGTTGCAGTGTACAGTGAAGTGCTTAAGCtccgagctccaacagtgcaggtgtGAATGAAACAATAACATAAAAATGATATatacatttacaactgtgacaatGATAAAAATGAAATGTCCATAGAGGGAGCAGCGGGGGTGGGGTTGGCAGTCTGTTAGTTTTAGCTATGATGGTTGGTGCCGTTTAAGTTGAGGGAGGACGACcctttttttatgagcatggccttgttTACAAAGCTAAAATAGGCCTTGTGAGCTGTCAAGTTGTGTTTGTCAACTTCTCCAAGAGAATTCCAATGTGTGAACCACACAGCTGTGTTCCAATCATGTTGAGGTCAACATACAGTCTGAACTGCAGAGAATACTGTCCATCTCAAACTGGCAGTtttaatgtactgtacatgtatcaCTGTAAGAAATTAAATCAAACCAGATGGTAAGAACCTGCACAAAAAAAGGAAAACGTATATTTAGCTTTATGCTGCCTTTAGGGTTAACTTCATACCAATCCTTGATGGAAACTGCTGTGTCATAATGCtgaggagctgatcgtggactacaggaaaagctGGGCAGgctcccattaacatcgacggggctgtagtggagcgggtcgagagtttcaagttccttggtgtccacatcaccaacaaactatcatggtccaaacataccaagacagtcatgaagagggcatgacaaaaccttttccccctcaggagactgaaaagatttggcatgggcccccagatcctcaaatggttctaccgctgcaccatcgagagcatcctgaccggttgcatcaccatctggcatggcaactgctcggcagctgaccgtaaggcgctacagagggtagttcgTACGGCCCTGTACATCGCTAGGggcaagcttcctaccatccaggacctatataataggcggtgtcagaggaaagcccataaaattgtcagagactccagtcacccaagtcatagactgttttctctgctaccgcacggcaagcggagcatcaagtctaggaccaaaaggctactCAACtggttctacccccaagccattagactgctgaataaTTCATAAAAATGAATTGTACactcttgtacactgctgctacttgctgtttgtttgttaacaatgcatagtcacttcgcccccacctgtacagattacctcaactagcctgtacccctgcacactgactcggtaccggtgccccctgttaCTTTTCATTATTACTTTTCATTTTAGCCTacatggtaaatattttcttcttgaactgcactgttggttaagggcttgtaagtaagcatttcacggtaaagtctacacttgttgtatttggcgcatgtggcaAAAGGTGACCTTGGCAGGGCACCTTTTGCCTCTGATTTGGCTTTCTCTTGACCAATCAAACAGTTCCATTAAACGGGGCGGAACACCCAATTCTGCATATATACCAGGGTTGCAGATTAAACCCTTTCATCGACAGAATCATACAGCAACCATGATTTCTCTGGTCTTCGTTCTGCTCATTGGAGCCGCTTGTGAGTATAGTAATGATCATAGAATAAAGAACAGGACTGTGTAATGACAGTAACATCACACATTTGTTTCTTTGACTTTATTAAgaaatatgttgttgttgttttatcaCAGTTCTTTGCTTTTCCATCTCAAAAGGTGAGGTAATATAGCTAAGAATGTGCCTGTTCTCTGTTAACAGTCGCCACGGAGGACGACAAGATCGTCGGAGGGTATGAGTGCAAGGCCTACTCCCAGCCCCACCAGGTGTCTCTGAACTCTGGGTACCACTTCTGTGGTGGCTCCTTGGTCAATGAGAACTGGGTTGTGTCTGCTGCTCACTGCTACAAGTCGTAAGTAGCATACCATGTGAACTAAactaagcaaaaaaagaaacatcctctcactgcgtttatgtgtaaatatttgtatgaacataagattcaacaactgagacaaactgatgtgactaacataaatggaataatgagtccctgaacaaagggggggtcaaaatcacaccagatactgacccatgtgaccaccagctgcattaagtactgcagtgcatctcctcctcatggactgcaccagatttgacagttcttgctgtgagatgttaccccactcttccaccaatgcacctgcaagttcccggacatttctggggggaatggccctcaccctccgatccaacaggtcccagacgtgctcaatgggattgagatctgggctcttcactggccatggcagaacactgacattcttgtcttgcaggaaatcacgcacagaacaagcagtatggctagtggcattgtcatgctggatggtcatgtcaggatgagcctgcaggaagggtaccacatgagggaggaggatgtcttccctgtaatgcacagcattgagattgcctgcaatgacaacaagctcagtccgatgatgctgtgacacaccgccccagaccatgacagaccctccacttccaaatcgatcccgctccagagtacaggcctcggtgtaactctcattccttcgacgataaatgcaaatacgaccatcacccctggtgagacaaaaccgtgactcgtcagtgaagagcactttttgccagtcctgtctggtccagcgatggtgggtttgtgcccatattGAGTCAAGAACACCtagcaacgttgttgccggtgatgtctggtgaggacctgccttacaacaggcctacaagccctcagtccagcctctctcagcctattgaggacggtctgagcactgatggaaggattgtgcgttcctggtgtaactcgggcagttgttgttgccatcctgtacctgtcccgcaggtgtgatgttcggatgtaccgatcctgtgcaggtgttgttacacgtggtctgccactgcgaggacgatcagctgtccgtcctgtctacctgtagcgctgtcttaggcttttcacagtacggacattgcaatttattgccctggccacatctgcagtcctcatgcctccttgcagcatgcctaaggcacgttcatgcagatgagcagggaccctgggcatctttcttttagtgtttttcagagccagtcgaaaggcctctttagtgtcctaagttttcataactgtgacgttacatgcctactgtctgtaagctgtgtcttaacgactgttccacaggtgcatgttcattaattgtttatggttcattgaacaagcatggggaaacagtgtttaaaccctttacaatgaagatctgtgaagttatttggatttttaggaatcatctttgaaagacagggtcctgaaaaaaggacgtttttttttgctgagtttactagcAACATATTGAGTCAATAACACCTAGCAACATTTTGTTAAAATTAACTTTTGCAAAACTAAAGGACACAGGTGAACTCCACATTCACATGAACCATGAAAGTAAAAAtggaactctctctctttcagccgTGTGGAGGTGCGTCTGGGCGAGCACAACATCCAGGTGACTGAGGGTAGCGAGCAGTTCATCTCTTCATCCCGCGTGATCCGTCACCCCAACTACAGCTCCTACAACATCGACAATGACATCATGTTGATCAAGCTGAGCAAACCCGCCACCCTCAACACCTACGTGCAGCCTGTTGCTCTGCCCACCAGCTGTGCCCCCGCTGGCACCATGTGTACCGTCTCTGGATGGGGCAACACCATGAGTTCTAGTGAGTACAGAACCTGGATCAAAGGTTACATGTGCCAGTTGGTCATCTTCATGGGGACTGAGTGTGTTTATAGGTATTGTAACTATACTATTAGGAACACAATGTCATTATATATAACCAgaactctcccccttctccctctctcctttcttccatTTCTCTCTGTCTGCTTTTCCTTAC is a window of Salmo trutta chromosome 37, fSalTru1.1, whole genome shotgun sequence DNA encoding:
- the LOC115177362 gene encoding trypsin-2, with product MISLVFVLLIGAAFATEDDKIVGGYECKAYSQPHQVSLNSGYHFCGGSLVNENWVVSAAHCYKSRVEVRLGEHNIQVTEGSEQFISSSRVIRHPNYSSYNIDNDIMLIKLSKPATLNTYVQPVALPTSCAPAGTMCTVSGWGNTMSSTADSNKLQCLNIPILSYSDCNNSYPGMITNAMFCAGYLEGGKDSCQGDSGGPVVCNGELQGVVSWGYGCAEPGNPGVYAKVCIFNDWLTSTMATY